The proteins below come from a single Miscanthus floridulus cultivar M001 chromosome 1, ASM1932011v1, whole genome shotgun sequence genomic window:
- the LOC136479857 gene encoding uncharacterized protein, translating into MTQAKPAPGGKRNWSSGGTAAGRKNKERGDDKAKGPRVAGWNKGDKKKEDRGRQVSAGSTRRWSEGVPRVGMKRAVSGFDRRKRKIDDDSWDDGGGGSDKNVSPSKSKFTRKTASTISRRNDSPGKVNRLKSQSLHEDDYRSGKRSTSKVSDISRGVKSKLGNSVASKAKKFDATKEVRRTKKGGAKEVDLDEEAADSKKSDDSGLITEEEKPRPRLTRVLDRTGKKIKPAKKVVVPDTEEPAPPKKRKRMKLDPYDTSNKRIEDSPIQDVSSAEKVLVNCTPEEETEMSINAKFRAIQPSSSILSYVEDNLLGRRRLNEIKNAGYNVKISAPFDNVPFSTSTERERIEESAFRNKLEFFAAAKISSSFPTPTLPEIAFAGVSNVGKSSLLNSLTRQWGVVRTSDKPGLTQTINFFRLASKLCLVDLPGYGFAYAKDEVKESWEELVKEYVSTRVGLERVCLLVHTKRGMKPLDYELVELMERHKTPYQIVLTKTDLVFPIDVARRAMEIQESLKRNKSVVNPVMMVSSKTGAGIHNLRGVLGKLARFIKP; encoded by the exons ATGACACAAGCTAAGCCTGCCCCTGGTGGCAAGAGGAACTGGAGCAGTGGTGGGACTGCCGCTGGAAGGAAGAACAAGGAAAGAGGAGATGACAAAGCAAAAGGGCCCAGGGTTGCTGGTTGGAATAAGGGCGACAAGAAGAAAGAAGACAGAGGGCGCCAAGTAAGCGCGGGATCGACCAGGCGATGGAGTGAGGGAGTGCCCCGGGTTGGTATGAAGAGGGCTGTGTCTGGGTTTGACAGGAGGAAAAGGAAGATCGATGATGACTCGtgggatgatggtggtggtggtagtgacaAGAATGTTTCGCCTTCCAAATCAAAGTTTACCAGAAAGACTGCTTCCACGATAAGCCGTCGAAATGATTCTCCTGGAAAAGTTAACAGATTGAAGTCTCAAAGTTTGCATGAGGATGACTACCGTTCAGGGAAAAGGAGTACCAGCAAAGTTTCTGATATTAGTAGAGGGGTCAAGAGTAAACTTGGGAACTCGGTAGCATCCAAAGCGAAGAAGTTTGATGCAACCAAAGAAGTCAGGCGTACAAAGAAGGGTGGTGCTAAAGAAGTTGATTTGGATGAGGAAGCTGCTGATAGCAAGAAGTCAGATGACTCGGGTCTTATTACTGAAGAAGAGAAGCCTCGCCCTCGTCTTACACGAGTACTGGACCGGACTGGGAAGAAAATAAAGCCTGCTAAGAAGGTTGTAGTTCCTGACACTGAGGAACCTGCTCCTCCTAAGAAGAGAAAGCGAATGAAGCTAGATCCTTATGACACTTCGAACAAACGGATTGAAGATTCTCCTATCCAGGATG TTTCCAGTGCAGAGAAGGTTCTCGTGAATTGTACACCTGAAGAAGAGACTGAAATGTCAATAAATGCAAAATTTCGTGCTATACAGCCAAGTTCCTCAATCCTTTCATATGTGGAAGATAAT TTACTAGGTCGGAGGCGGTTAAATGAGATAAAAAATGCTGGCTACAATGTCAAGATTTCTGCTCCTTTCGATAATGTTCCCTTCTCAACCAGCACAGAACGTGAACGCATAGAAGAAAGT GCATTCAGAAATAAGCTGGAATTCTTTGCCGCTGCAAAGATCTCTTCATCATTCCCCACTCCAACGCTCCCAGAGATAGCATTCGCAG GTGTATCAAATGTTGGTAAATCCTCACTCCTAAATTCACTTACAAGGCAGTGGGGTGTTGTGCGAACATCAGATAAGCCTGGACTTACTCAG ACAATAAATTTCTTTCGACTCGCATCAAAGTTGTGTCTTGTTGATTTACCTGGATATGGTTTTGCTTATGCAAAGGACGAAGTTAAGGAGTCGTGGGAGGAGCTT GTGAAAGAATATGTTTCGACCAGAGTTGGCCTAGAAAGAGTGTGCCTTCTTGTGCACACTAAACGAGGAATGAAACCGTTGGACTATGAGCTTGTAGAATTAATGGAAAG GCACAAGACGCCATACCAGATTGTACTGACAAAGACTGATTTAGTTTTCCCAATAGATGTTGCTCGCCGTGCCATGGAAATCCAAGAG AGCCTGAAGAGGAACAAGTCAGTGGTAAACCCAGTG ATGATGGTGAGCTCTAAAACAGGAGCTGGCATACACAACCTGAGAGGCGTGCTTGGAAAATTAGCTCGCTTCATCAAACCGTAG